Within Bremerella sp. JC817, the genomic segment ATGAATCTCAGGATCGCCAAACTCGTCCAGCTTCTTTTGATTCAATCGCGCCAGATCGTCCAGCATCCGGCGACGAGCCTTCGGATCGAGACCGTCCGGGTTGCTGAGGTACAACACCGGATCGCCGACACTCATCAGCTTGACGCCTGCATAGGTCGATGGCAGAAAGCCACTTCCCCACAGGCGATCGTACAGCGGCTGACAGTTGGGACGGCCAGTTCCCCGAGAGACCATGGTGATGAACGTCGGCAGGTTCTGGTTGATCGTCCCTAGGCCATAGTGCAACCACGATCCGAAGCTAGGCCGACCGGGCAGTTGATGGCCAGACTGAAAGAACGTCATGGCCGGATCATGATTGATCGCTTCGGTTTGCATCGAACGGATCAGGCACATATCGTCGGCCAGCGTCGAAATGTGAGGGAGCAGTTCGCTCCCGAGTTCCATTCCGGACTGACCACAACGCGTGAACTTGAAACGTGAGCCTGCCAGTGGAAACGACTTCTGCCCGGCCGTCATTCCGGTCACACGCTGATTCATCTCGACGTAGTCGGCCAGCTCTTTCCCTTCGTTCTCTTGAAGCAGCGGCTTGTGATCGAACAGCTCTTGCTGGGAAGGGGCTCCACTTTGAAAGAGGTAGATCACCCGCTTTGCTTTGGGTGGCGTGTGATACGCCTTCAGCACACCGGTCGGCTCACTGGGCCCAAGGTCGCCAGTTTCTGCCTTGGCTTCACTTCCTATCAGCGAGGCCAACGCCGCCATCCCAACGCCGGACGCCGTTCGCCCGAAAAAGTGACGACGGGTCAACATCATGCGGTTTTCGTTGGCTTGATCCAAAGGCTTCATGGTAGGTGCCCTCTTTGACAGTCGATTCAATCGGGGAAACAGGAAACGCGGACACTACTCGACGGTGATGAACTCATCGAGGTTCAAGACCAGGTGAGCCACCGCGGTCCATGCCGCATGCTCGCCAGGTTCGATCGACGCATCGCGCGGCGAAGAGCCAACCGCCACCAACTGCTGGGCAGCATCGGGGTTTTCCTGATAGTGTTGCCGATAGTAGTTCAAGCTTTCGGTCAACACG encodes:
- a CDS encoding DUF1501 domain-containing protein; this encodes MKPLDQANENRMMLTRRHFFGRTASGVGMAALASLIGSEAKAETGDLGPSEPTGVLKAYHTPPKAKRVIYLFQSGAPSQQELFDHKPLLQENEGKELADYVEMNQRVTGMTAGQKSFPLAGSRFKFTRCGQSGMELGSELLPHISTLADDMCLIRSMQTEAINHDPAMTFFQSGHQLPGRPSFGSWLHYGLGTINQNLPTFITMVSRGTGRPNCQPLYDRLWGSGFLPSTYAGVKLMSVGDPVLYLSNPDGLDPKARRRMLDDLARLNQKKLDEFGDPEIHTRIQQYELAYRMQTSVPELTDFSDEPQHVLDAYGPNVMKRGTYAYNCLLARRLAERDVRFVQLFHMGWDQHFTLQRQLPGQCQDTDQPTAALVNDLKQRGLLEDTLVVWGGEFGRTSYCQGTLNADTYGRDHHPRCFSLWMTGAGIKRGVTYGKTDDVCYNVVENPVHVHDLHATMLHLLGIDHERLTYRFQGRYFRLTDVHGHVVQDILS